The following DNA comes from Camelina sativa cultivar DH55 chromosome 14, Cs, whole genome shotgun sequence.
TTGGGGCAAAAAATCCCATTAATTCAATGGTCCCAAATCATAATTGCTATCTTTCTTGCACTAATCTCCTTTTGTGATTTATAAACAAAGTCTGGtctaactatataaataaataaatagtaatcatattcatatgcatatatagttatatactaataacgcaaaattaaaaaaaaaaaaaaaaaaaagatacataaTGTCTTACGAGGggggaagaaaaatatatttttgatgtttCCATGAAATTCAAGTGAGTAGTGAAGAAGACTATAAAATGTCTTATGTGATGTaagatgaaaaaatgaaaattccaAAAGAAATAAACCCAATCAATAACAGTATACCTTGTCACTATCAGCATATGTCCAGTCTCCAGCCCAATAAGCACGAAGTTTCTTGTCTAAAATacactaggtgcttccccacgcaacgcgtgggttgtagtgtagttggcactttcttgttttttttggtctttttcgttttctcttttgtattatttcgttttaattaggcatatacgggctttgccgtcacttttatttatacactatatgtttataccatttcgttcagatgtgtataattgtggcgtttattttttatgaattatgaagatgttgtttcttgcttttgaggatccaatcttatcattgactgatattgtttccaatacatttattgtattatagattttctaattaactgcttatgtaaacccttcatacgttgatgttgcaataataagttatttttttaaaatatcttccgtgtaagtgattatgtttgtatgcccatgttttggtctaatatcaataagatcgtttctgtttttctttagttggctttgaaaccaatattgagttaagcaaataatgggtcgaattatggtgttaataagtaatataaattcttatgtatatatattgtatatatgtgactataaatttagctaactaaaaaattatgtaatatttaaatacaatcttgaacatatatatatatatatatatttttttatttgtgggaggaatgtatgaaattattggatagaagttatttttgagttaaatgacctttaatgtctttaaagtgagttaaatattaataaatttttatatgtgtcttgactttttttaaaaggaataccaagtgtttccttccaaatttgaagtgatatagtattttagttttcttatatgattttatgaacttcaatgtaaaagtttttcaaagtaataagtacactcactgattgaattataaaatttggagaaatgtttatttcgtttaatcatctgctcttttaaataaattaaataagtatgttgttattcctacaaataggacaacatatattatagtttaaccatggagttaagcaatggaaatggaacttgtgattgcaagacaaaatgcttatatgttacacattgatcgtttaaaaatgaataggaacatctaattctcaaataaagttgattgttttgttaaaaccaacatatgtgaatttaaatttaactatgcaaatttaaaaaataaatatgaatagattagaaaggcaagaaatataaaagaaatattttttatataaataaaataaaaattgaaaacaatgttaaatatatataatattttctacattaaaatatagaatcaaactcttacaagttacaacacatatgagatataacaacatttgatattggtaggagaggaggagagaatgtttactataagatggtaatccaaattagataatggagatgaatctttaaaaaatagaacaatgtaatatatatatatatataatactttctaaattaaaatatagaatcaaactcttacaacacatatgagatataacaacatttgatattggtgggagaggaagagagaatgattacttataagataataatccaaattagataaaggagataaatcttttaaaataagaacaatgtaaaatatatatcatgtagtctctaaaattaaaatttagcattaacaatttacaatgatatttcattttttttttacaacccatacaacaaaaataagaaatcaaaaataataaaaaaaaaacgaaaaatgatttgaggtattgtagaagagaatgaaagaatgtgaaaatgagatagtaaaagaatgtcaatatgagagaatgatagattgagagaatgcttatttatatgataagaaatgatggaagttacatttagaactatggagttacaatagtaatttattgtgtttgaataaaattgagtggtagaatatgattaatgcataatttattttattttcagttataattttattttaatgtgtgagttaaatgtattgtgtttattggatcttaaatattgtttaaagcaattagaaagcaaaaaaaaaaataaaaaaaattagaaaacattaaatgaaaatcaaccaataaggagagaccaaaaccttatatttatatatatgatatattgctttaaactttgaaatgagaaatatattataaacaataattttacatgagaaatatattaatttagccaaccaaaatatgaatataagtttagccaaccaaaataaataaaaaatattaaaatttaaccaaaataaatttctcttgaaagataataagttagtaggaggaatgaattaatgtacaattattggataggagttacatttgagttaaatggagttacatgtctttaattataaataaatattttaattttttataacctaaaataaaaggaataccaagtggctgaatcaaaattcacatgatttggttgtttgttgatataaactcaacacttacacataatatttcaaaataaaaaatattactttttaagtgacaaactaaattagttttcttataaaattatatgaattcttcaatctcaataatttttaaaatcccaaggataacttatatttttttggttttcactcatcaatttaatttatagtgctagatttcatactaatggtttcatctttagagaatttagtgaaatgatatttttaaaattatattttatttttatatttaagttccagttgaatatgttttgttttttggatcattttttattttgattaaagacacaaaaaaccaattgtttaattatgttctttttgttttcaaaaacctcaaatcataaaaaaaaaaaatatatatatatatatatatattatattgatctctgcagatttaacaattggatcacaaaacaaaatagtctttataaatggataaatggataattatattgatctttaaatattatattgatctttataaattattaaaaatgatacatgaatatgtgagataaccagagacataatagataattacatatggatcatttcaactttatgatcttattgtgtggtgaatattgtaaggaagtatgaaaataatgacttataagatgttaatataaaatagaaaatggagataaacattttaaaagattaaaataaatatataagatatacatatcatacaaactctaaaactaagcttttacaatgatatttgatttgattttttataacccatacaacaacaataacaaacaaaaacaaaacaaaacaaaacaaaacaaaaaagagatttgagagtagtggaagaagatgagagaatgaaagagtgatagactaagagaataagataatgaatatttataggaagataaatgatgaaaaattacatttagaaaaatgagagttacaattctaatttattattttgttttaatacaattgattaatataacttagtggagaaataaagttaatgcataatttatagggagaagctataaagatttcagttttatattatgtgagttaaatgtgaaaattaattattttaaatttgtgttctaatataattttttttttgttaaaattatattgcCAAGTGGActaataaggagagactgaaactctacttttatatatatgattagcaATTGAACTAATCAAATTAACCCATGATGTAATTATAAACACAGAATGTTTTAACATTAAAAGACATTTATACCCCTATGTCCAATGGCGAGTGTGCGACTCACTTACAGAACAGAACACGTGTGTTGCGCGTGACCGTCATCCTCATCTTCCATTCATTATCCACCACCGATGGCCTCCGACGTCTCATCTCCGTCGCCGGCTTCTTCGATGGCTTCCAGTCGCGTAGACGTCTTCTGGCACGACGGAATGCTCCGACACGACGCCGTATTAGGCGTCTTCGACTCCGGACACGACCCTGGGTTCATCGACGTATTGGAGAAGCACCCGGAGAACGCCGATCGCGTCAGGAACATGCTTTCGATTCTCCGACGCGGTCCCATCGCTCCTCATGCCAATTGGTTTACTGGACGTCCAGCAATCATATCTGAGCTTCTGAAGTTTCACACTTCAGGTATGTCAAATCTAAGGTTCGAGATTTAGGGCGTAAAAGAAGGAACTTTTATGGTATATGTCTCTAAAATTTTGCAATTGAACTCAAAACGAATTCGATTTTGACCTGTGATCTTTGCTTTCATTGTGATCGTTGCACAGAGTACATCGAGAAGCTAGTGGAGGCAGATAAATCAGGAGAAAGGTGTGAACTTGCTCCAGGTACTTTCATGAGCCCAGGCTCGTGGGAAGCTGCCCTTCTTGCAGCTGGAACAACTCTATCAGCTATGCAACATATTCTTGATTCCCATGGGAAGATAGCTTACGCTCTGGTACGCCCACCAGGCCACCACGCACAGCCTACTCAAGCCGATGGGTATTGCTTCCTCAACAATGCTGCTCTTGCTGTCAAGCTGGCGTTAGATTCGGGTTCTTGTTCTCGAGTTGCGGCTATTGACATCGATGTGCACTATGGAAATGGCACAGCTGAAGGGTTTTATACATCTGATAAGGTTCTTACGGTGTCACTTCATATGAACCATGGGTCGTGGGGATCGTCTCACCCGCAGAAAGGATCAATTGATGAAATTGGTGTAGACGTGGGATTGGGTTACAATCTGAATGTCCCTTTACCTAATGGCACTGGTGACCGTGGCTATGAATATGCCATGACTGAGCTGGTGGTTCCTGCTGTTAGAAGGTTTGGACCCGATATGGTTGTTCTCGTTGTTGGTCAAGATTCTAGCGCTGTGAGTTCTTTCTTTGCCAAAAGCTTAATTGTAATTTTCCCTCATTAGCATTCAAATCCAATCAGCACTATTATGCTAACCACACTGAGTATAGCCTCTTTGCCGCTAATTTAGCTCTATTGCTTGCAAGTgtgtttgccttttttttttgtggttatttGAGCTGACCACATGTTTTGCCATAGGTGGGTTATTATCGAGACCTAACTATTTTACAGAGTCTGCAGTTTCAGTACTCCATTAGAAACTTCATTAATCACAGTTTGGTATAGTTGTTTATGGTTCATGTAACTTATCCCGGACTAGAAAAGTCTGTCTAAGCACTGTGCAGGGTTTATTGCCTTGGTTACGGGTAAACAGATAACTTATGTAAGCTGCTCCGGTTTTGCATTGCTTCagtttgttctttcttctccatcatTAGAGTTCAGCCAAGGTTTTGATTTCAAACATTTGCAAGTGATGCAGCCTGTCTAGTTTGTGAGGTGCTTGGAATACCATGGACTGACAGATACTCACTTTTTTACTGGCGGATCTGCAGTTTGATCCAAACGGGAGACAAAGCCTGACGATGAATGGATACAGAAGGATTGGGCAGATAATGAGGGGAGTGGCAGAGGAACACAGCCAGGGAAGGTTGCTTATGGTGCAAGAAGGCGGGTATCATGTTACTTATGCAGCGTATTGCCTCCACGCCATGCTAGAAGGCGTGCTAAACATTCCAGAACCGCATCTATCGGATGCGATCGCTTATTATCCTGAAGAAGAAGCTATTGCTGTTGCAGCTGTggaatcaataaaaaaataccaCTCCGAATTTGTTCCATTTCTCAGGGGAACATGAAGATTTGTATGTCTTATGAATGAGATCTATGTGGTTCCTCGTTGTGTCGTGACCTTTTGCAACATAGGTCCAATTGTAGATTGAATCACAAGTTTGGTCCTTTCTGCCACTCCAAATCgcatatatgaaagaaaaaaaaagaaaaaaaaaacttgttgaGCAAACTTGTTGACGATTAGTTAGGCTTACAGGGATGGAAACAACTTTTTGTGACGGTATACTTACTTTTGcgaaagatatatttttttaatgatatattatatactcGTAATTCTATAAATGCAAGCTACAAATAAGATATCGGCATATATAGTGCGGAATCTGCGGATCATTTGTGCGGGTCCTTGAGAAAGAATGCATGTCAACCTCGTGGAAATATGTCAGGATAAGATTGATATTCTCGACTTCCAGATTATGTTTCCCCGTCGATCTCTCTTGTGATTTCTTAGAAAGAAATCTTGTAAGAATTGTATGTTGGGTTGATTCCAAATGCTTTACATTACATGTGCTTATTTTATTTAGCTTTTCTTACATCGGACAAGTTAGAAAACCCCCTTAGAAAAGGCAACTTATGTATCTCGGTGGTTTCATAAGATTTATATGTTAAAGGTTTTAAATAAAACATCTATTATGAACTTTTTTTACAAATACTAgctgtttcatttattttgactctaattatataaataaggacaaaatagaaaataatatacaaaatttgcATTTATGTGCACTTGCCGAATAAATAGGATTTTAATGAACTTTTTGAAACTCAATTGCAAGTCACTAAACCAAACCTACGCACATGTTCaagttttaaagaaaatgacaaagaatttatcttttgaaaaatgTCTAAATgatatcataaaattttctaGGGGTCAAATGTCCAAGTTACAGTATGTATCGTTTTCAATTGTTCCTGAATGGATGTATAGCAGCTTTCTGTACTGCAAATTGGAGTTAATGAAgtaaatgttaaatatatatatggaatatgttttatgttaatagttttgtttttggacttTTCACGTGTGTTAACTCTGGATATGACGATTTACGGTTTGCTGTTAACCAAGTCCACATATCGTTTTCAGA
Coding sequences within:
- the LOC104739433 gene encoding histone deacetylase 8, giving the protein MASDVSSPSPASSMASSRVDVFWHDGMLRHDAVLGVFDSGHDPGFIDVLEKHPENADRVRNMLSILRRGPIAPHANWFTGRPAIISELLKFHTSEYIEKLVEADKSGERCELAPGTFMSPGSWEAALLAAGTTLSAMQHILDSHGKIAYALVRPPGHHAQPTQADGYCFLNNAALAVKLALDSGSCSRVAAIDIDVHYGNGTAEGFYTSDKVLTVSLHMNHGSWGSSHPQKGSIDEIGVDVGLGYNLNVPLPNGTGDRGYEYAMTELVVPAVRRFGPDMVVLVVGQDSSAFDPNGRQSLTMNGYRRIGQIMRGVAEEHSQGRLLMVQEGGYHVTYAAYCLHAMLEGVLNIPEPHLSDAIAYYPEEEAIAVAAVESIKKYHSEFVPFLRGT